The sequence TTTCTCTTTCCTCCACCATCAACTGCTTAACTATGTGGAATGTCTAGCAACCTTCTTTGCCCTTAGCCCTGAAAGATGGCCTCCAGTTCCCTGTGCTCCTTGCACAGTTCAAACTCATCCTGGACTCAAAAAGCAGAACAAGCTGTTAGAGCAGGCCCCTTGCAAAGTACAACAATGACAAAAACAAGGCCGTTCTGATGCACattgctctctctctcacatGGTCATGCTATAAGACACAGGTCTTATCTGAAAGACCATAGAGGAATAAACTATTTACAGACAAAACATATATAACTGCAGAAAAGTAGATGATAAAGTTGCTTCAGTTGCTTATCATAGACAAATGATGTGATAATCATCAGCAGAGCTGTGTCGAACTTCTCAAGCTATTGCCGGAAAATTTCTTTCTGCAATTATAAAGTTTAACAAATTCTATGCATTAGCTTTCTCGTTATTGCTGATAACTTTAACTGACAAAAAGCAAAGTCCAGTCAGCAGCTATTTCATCATGTTTAGCTTTATCTGCCAAATACAAACAAGCAATGCTTGACACCAGTGGGTTATCTGCAACTATAAAACACAATATAAACATAATATTCTAAAAAGAGCATATCCAAATCCAAGATTCTTCATAGAACTCAAGCATACTACAGAATGTTACTGCATCAATTCTAAAATCAATCACTGGACATTAAAAGAGAACAGCAGCACATACATGGATCAGGATTTGTGATGATTAGTTTAATGACCAGCAATACCTTTGAAATTGTTGGACCCGGACTCCAACTGCTCTTCAAGATGTTCAGATTTAGTTTTCCAGCACAATCAACATCACAGTGGTATTGTGAATATAACctgcaaagaaaaataattaaactgGGATAACAATCAGAACATGAAAGAAAGTTAATGAATGGCAATGAAGAATGTGAAATGAAGTCTCAAATGAAATTATAGATAAAATAGAGGTAGGTTTACTGCAGGCTACAGCCATAATTTAAAAGTAGTCATCATAAAATATAGTGACCAAAAATATAGTGGCTAATAAATAACATCTATCATATATGCATGTTAACCCATATAAGCAAATTATGTAACAATAACAAAGCTAATATAAGAATTCCCCATATTTCAGAAGTCATAATTCTATGTTTtcaaatcaattattttaagCTTGCTTTTGCATGGTTCAACATGAAAAGAACCCCTGACAGTACTATCACGGTTATAAGTTACGTCAACAGCGCAAAATTGTATCAATTTTTCAAAAGAtaagtttttctttaaaaaagtaGTTGGTTTCAGGCAATCTGTTACACATGTTTCCCATCTGTAACAAGTATAAACTATGACCATTATTTGCCACAGCTGTATTATCAAAACCATAATTATGATTATTTGAAGAAGATCCAAATATATGAGGAtagttatttaaaaaaaaaagccattgGATAGCTATCTCTGTGACTGCTCTAGCACTTTGAAAACTGCTGCAAGCTGCTACAGTGGTAGCTGTAAAGAAGCAATGttcaatttaataaaaatatattacaaaaccaacaatctatcaaaccaacctttaaaatataatataggcTTAACTTTCACAGAAATCAGGTAGCAGACTTCATTTAACCATAACAGCATGGAGCCAAAAAATTTCGGAAGCAAGAGTGGCTGAAGAGTGGGGAAGAAATAATTACAAAATCTTAGGGAGTGGAAGTTCTTAAGAAACTTCATCTAAAACTatataaaaagattaaaaaagcaTAAGCATGGATTAAATGGTAGTGAATTAAAAATACACATAATGTTGGTTTCAGGACATATTAACAGaggttttttaaataaaataaaataaaactaaacttgGTTCGTTAGAAATATGGTATCAAGAATGGATGATCAATGAAAGAGAGTAGAGGAAGAGATCATACAAGGGGGACGTGCAGGATTCTAGATTGTATGTGATACAGTTACAAGATTCCATCTAGGAAGCATGTAAAACTTCATTGGGAACAACAAAGCTCTAAAGCATGTCACTTCCTGGTTGTTTCAAAATCTTCAAGTCCAGATTGGTGTAGTTCATCCCCGCATTCATTCTCTTTCTCGATATTGTAGATGGTCATGGTGCTTATGAAGCTAGTGGAAGAAGACATCACTCACTTACCAATCACCACCACCTTCTCTCTTGCTTGATTATTCTTTGAAATGGATGAATTTGTTTCAAAAATTTGTTTGTTTAAGGTTTTCTGAACACACTTTCTAATTTCATAAAACGTGTGCATTTTCCATGGATGGGTCTTTATTTAGTATATTTtatcctttctcttttcttaattccttcctcttttctttccccttttcttGTCGTCTATTGTTTTCTTCCCGCGCTGCTTCAGACCTGATTATTTTTTGGTCTTTATACTCTTGCTTTTGTCTTTTCTCttccattttttctttattttcccccacttatttatttttacaatctttttttactttatatattttcctcttttttaaCACCCCCCCAACCCCAGTGGGCAAAAGCACATTTTGCTAGTTAGTATACTCCTTTCGTTTTACTTGCTCTAATTTTGTGTTTCTCTTCAATtctcttattttatttataaattaatgTATAATGAAATCATAACTTCATATTGACTTATGTTAGCCTTATCATGTTTCAATCGTTAGTTTGGTTTTTGCATGTATCCAGGTTGGGTAATTTTTCAGggtgcctttttcttttctattaagTTGGAAACCATGGTAACTACAAACTAAAAGGTAATAAATCCATAAATAAATGTGGAACATGTATAAGTGAATTGTGACTTATGAAACGTTTTAATCTGTATAATTCGCTTTATTCACACTTTGACCTATCCTGAAGGAAAATGAATAAATTCCTGgtaataaaatataatcaagaaagCCATATACAAGAACAACAAACCTTACGACCTTGAACGGAGTCAGCTGCAGGGATTCTACTTCGCCATTTGTTCAAATCCAAACCCacgtaaattataaaaaaaaaaagaatgatataagaaatttgggacaTCATTTATTATAAATGCCATCACTATTGGGCCGTCGCCAATATTTCATGCTTTAACTAGTCTATAAGTGATTCCATAAATCAAAAGAGATCACAGACAAATAGTTAACTcattaaataaacaaaaatctAAGGAGTGAAAACCTTTCTGATGGAACTAAACGTACTAAGAAAAAACTACGTCAAGCCATATCTAATACATACACATTCCATCAGTAATCTTGGCCTGATACTTCTATAGGGAGATGAATTACGCTAAAAAGACTACACTTTTGACTAAAAGTATAACCTTTGATTCTATGGTTCACATGATTAGTGCCACTACTAATTACCATGATTCCCTCCCTTTCTGATGACCGACTCATCGAAATTAACGAGGGTCCGGTGGTTCCCatggaaaaagaggaggaggtgaGAGAGGGTTATACTCTAATAGAATACCTCGAGGGCCCATGACGGTGGAGACCCAGTGGTAGAGGTTGTCGACCTTGGGGCCGGCGGAGTAGTTGGCGTTTCACTTTTTAGTTCCTCCTCCCCGACGACGACACCGACGTGGTCGACGGCCACGACCGCACTCCGCCGCAATCGCCGCCTCCTCCGTTGCCGGCGGGGCTCCGGATGATCGCggaagaaagatatctctagcTCGCCGCTGCCCTTCCTCTATATCGAAGAAGAGAAATTAACTATAGTTCTAATGTTTTGGAGGAGGTTGCGACTTTCGAGTAATAACGTAGTTACTAAGTTCCGGCAAGGTATGTGCCGGGACTAGTGCAAATTTGGCACCGCAAGGTGTTTTCATAGCTTAGGACTTCTCTGTAATTATAGAAACATTAGGATTTAAATGGAAGATATAGAAAAGGTTCTCTCGGCTGACAGCGTGGCGAAAGTAGCTATCTGTGTCGAACTTACCTATAATTATTGCACACGTTGGGGAGATTTATACCAGAATGCAAAATGTCTAATTTTGAGCCAATCCCGTCATGCCTTCTGCCGACACTAGTTAAAATATGATGGAAGCAGCTTTACAAATTACCCCTCACGTCTTTTGGGACATTGGGACACCGCTAAAGTTCATAGATTGTGGCTTCTTCAGAAAATTCAAGGACCTATACCAGCGTGACACATGTCATATAAGTAGAAGGATATatctcaaaaatcaattttccaAATCATTCAATGCAATCCAACCTACTTAAGCAAAACCATGACTACTCCACTTCCTCTAGCACACAACATAGATCAAGATGGCCAGCGGCTTCGAGAGATGCCTACTGTAGTGCTGCTCAACTACCACAACTTGTATAAATATTTAGAATTTTTTATATGTATACTTGTACCAATTAATATAGCTCTTGCATATTTACTCtccaaaaattattatttgtatAATATCTTCAAATCATCTTATTTTTGCATGGATGCTCTTTTCATTAGATTTTGGACTAATGGTATTAATGAATAACTATTTTAAGTATCATTTGGcactattatttttcttacacTATTATCCTAAAAATTtaatattcaaattttattGAAAAAAGCTATATTTTTATACAAATTTATTAAGGGTATTAATCCAAAGAGTTATTAACATAAGCCATCAGTCAAAAGTCCAAATCCACACAAAAGCAgaatgatttgaaagaatatatGTGAATAATAATTTTTGAAGGATAGATGCATATATTAAGTTGTATTTATAAGGatcaatatattaaaatctaaaCTATTTACAATCTCTTTGGAAATTCTGCCAAAATCCTGCCACTGTACGATCTTAAAATAAGCGTTGGCGGTATAGAGATAACAGAGGAGATGGTAAAAATATATGGTGGATGTCATAGCTTCAAAGGAAGACCTTTCCTAGCCGATTATTCTCTCCACTTCACCACCCCCACCTCCAAGATATTATTCCTCCTGGCCTTACTCCTTGTGGCTGTCGAGGGAACGAGTCATCCCATATTCTGCCATCCCTCCTTCTTTATTTCCTTTTCCATTATTCTCCAACTGGGTCCACCACCCCCACgacccccctcccctcctgtTTATAAGGAGCACCCTTGCCCAACTTCCCATACCAGCCCACACAGACCATAGAGTTCGTAAGCTTGGAAACCAAGAGACCAACCAACTTCTCTCCTTTCAATCTCCCAACTCTCCCCCAGGTCTCTACTACATTTTAATCTCATTGCCACAGTAGTTCCTACTTCTAGCTATCCCCGTTGAACATACTAAAAAGCATCTCTTCCTTTATCAGTCATCTCGTTTTTCAATCCTGAGAGATGGCCTCCAGTTCTCTGAGCCTCCCTCGCACCTCAGACTCCTCCTGGACCCTGAGGGAGAACAAGAGGTTTGAGGAGGCCCTGGCGAAGTATGACAAGGACACCCCTGACCGCTGGCACAAGGTGGCCCAGGCCGTCGGTAGTAAGTCGGTCCAAGAGGTGAAGCGCCACTATGAACTGCTCATCAGGGACATCAATTACATCGAAACCAGCTACTGATCTTAGGTACTCTGCTCCATTACTCTGTTCTCTTATCACACTTTCCTCCATGGTTCTCAGTTCTCACCACTTTAACGGTTTCTCAAAGAACAAGACTTCGCTGCGGCCAACTTCGAGCTTTCCATTCTTTTCAGACCCAGTATCCCTTGACCAAGTCATCAAGGCCGCATCAAATCTAATCTAAAACAAAAGTTAGAGCTAGACAGAAAGTAGTATGGTTCCGATTAGCTACCTATAGGCTTTCCAAGCTTGTGGCTGGCTCGTGCTCAATAATATGGATTCCCAATCGCATTCACTTGTTTAACACTTTATTCTATAATAAAGCCTTCCTGTCTGTCCTTTCTGAAAGCAATGTGATTATTAATTATGCGCTATCTTCATATGATGCCAAAACTTCACAGAGCTCGCTCGTTTTAGAATACCGTTTTATGAATCATTACTAAGCTGATCTGATTTATTTGGCAGGTGGAAGTATCTAAAGCTCGAGTGAAGCATATGAAGCAATAAATATATCCGTATGGAATAGTAGGAATGTTGTTCTTCACTGGAGTTCCAGATAGAAGCATATTTGTAAGCCACCCTGTGTGGATAAGTTATCGCCGATCTCATAGCAGCCTGATGTCTCTCTTATGTTTTCACCTGCCCCTTTCATCCTATTGTAATTCCACTGTAGGCTGATAAGCCTGTCTGATTACTAGGGTTTGTGTGCTTATTAGTTAATGAAAACTTGGTATAATTCCATGTTCTAACCTCTCTGTTCTTCGATATAACGTGGCAAGTAGTGGAGCAAATCTATTTCATTCTTTGTATGGGTATGGCCTAGCACTGAATGCTACTTCTGTATGAAATATGTGTTGATGGTGCGACACGTAGAAATTGCTAATcgattaataattttaaatttttataacaGAAGAACTTTTAAAATCAAAAGATCGAAGGCTTACCTACATCGAGGCATGCGAAGAACACTCTTTACGAACGAAATCAGCCCAATCCTCTTCTGATGAGCACGATCATATGGAAAGCTTGACCTAATCAACTCCTTCAATTGCCCATATGAAGGATTAGAAATCATGGAATGAAAacatatgaaaaataaattaagacgagtgaaaagaaaaattgagtTGGGACTTCTCTATCTCGGATTAAGCTATTCGCGTGCGCATTAATTATCCCCCAAGAGTAAGCcctttcgaatttcaaatttaaatttaaaatcgaAATCGGCCCATGCACTTGCGCGGTCACCACCCTACTATCCTTGAAATTTAACTTGGGCTTGAAGAAACAAGTCATGTATAAATGCTAGAGCACTAGTGTTTACGCATCCAATGCGAGactatttaaaattatattttaaaactTCGAATCttctaagaaaggaaagaattaaatttctatttaaaaaaattgaatcttttaTAACAGGAAATTCAAAATTTCCAACAATATGGAATGCAAGCTAACAATTCAACTGACTCCATAAAGAAGTCAGCTAGGGTCTCTAGATAGCTGAAACCAAAGAACCTATCTTGGTTCCCTTTTTATTGGTTGCTTCATCAGTCATTGCAGACAAAACGAATTCagaattgattaattaatagaaatgatTCCAGTCAAATAGATACAAGGACCATGGTGGATTCCTCCAACTTGAGAAGGACCACTTAAATAATCCAAACCAATGGCAAAGGTATCCACCGGATATATGGCTATGATTTCATAAATCAGAAAGGACCACTTAATAGTACAGATACCTTGCAAATTGTTAGGGACTGGTCCCGTTTAAAATTTAACCCTCCCCATCTCGCAGGGGagcatattttttattatgctCCAATATCTCAGGAAGATTCCAATTACAATCACCAACATTGTTAATGTCACCCGAGCGATCTCTTGAATTGACACACAATCTAGACATTCCAAGACAAAGTAGTGGTGACGGAAAGAATGATAGAACCTGTACTCTTTGTTCCAAAGGCTGGATAACCATCTTCATGACCACTAAAACTTCTTCTGACCATTCATAGTCACAGTCACAAGTTTGACGTTAAGGAACAGTCTAGCCATGGCTAAATATTTGGAATTCTGAAAAGCCGCACAGAATGTACCATGAAATTTGAAAAGTTTCATtcacaaataataataaaaatgtaAATATGTTATATATCCATAGCTTCTCGAATATTAAAGCAGGAATAGGATAAGCAACAAGGCCGGCAAACAATAGCAAAAACAACACCGCCAACAATATATATACACATTCATGTGTAAGCCCCAAGTGCTCCTTGAATAAAATAAGTAGAGTGGAGAATTATTTGGCAGAGTAAAAAGTAGTGAATTATTTGATATTGCTCGATAGTTTGGAGAAATAAATTCCTATGTTTACATTTTTGCCAAACGATGGCGATAATAATACTAATGGAGAACTGGTACATCGTAAGCAGTAAACAAAACTATCATTCAATTTGTGTATCAGAGATGTATGTTATTTTCCAAACTAGCAATGTTTGGGACTTCTTGTATCGTCAGGAGTATTATGACATTAATAGAAGACAGATGTTTCTCCTCATGGAGAATAATAACAATGAGGGTGAATATGTGGCCGTGAATTTGCCAAGAATAATGGCAATACCAGTATAGAAATGTTCCATCATAATTAATATTTAGAATTAGCTGCGAAGGTTTATAAGAAGTAAATGCCATTTAATGAACTAGAAATATTGTACTTAGTAGCTGTATTCTCAGTACTGCTGTATCAACAGAATACAATATATTTCAGCCATTAAAACATCCATGTCATATACTCCTCAGGAATCTTGCGAACTATGTTGTGTCCAACAGTTAATAGAAAGTTATACCACGTAACAGGATCATGCAAAAATTGCAAACTGATACTTAACAATTAAGGTATACAAAGCTTGTGTATTGAGGCATCATCCTGCTGCTTTTATGAGATTCTTCGACGGGATATATTCCCTCTCTGCCTGCCTCTTTCACTTCCAACTTTAGAGGAGCTACTTTCATGGAATTTAGTAGTGCGAATATGCAAAAGGGGACATCAACTTTGGCAAGATCCAACACGCTTCTAACCTTTGGATTCTCCATTCTCCAACTTACTGACATTTCATCCCACAGAGATTCCATGAAATCTGATTTGCATCCGAGCTGTCAACTTTTCATCATGCACAAGTTGTCGTGATAGATGCCGGAAAAAATGATAAGTGTTACAGAACTCTCGTCCTAAAAAAGTGAATGTTTCTTTCCATCTTTGGCAAGAATATACACGCACCAAATGTTTTTATCCACCTTCGAATGTATTTTTATGTAATTCTACGTGTATGGCCGGACTGTGTCGAGCACTTAATCTTTCTTTTGCATGCTCATGATGTGGCAGTCCTTGATTGAAAGCAGTTTTCAAAATCCAAAAGCATAATCAAATTAGATTATTCTATCCATTTACGTGCTACCAAGTCAACCAGAAAAGCAAACGTCAAGTGCATATAGTACTGTGCACTGATGATAAGGTGTTATGTTGTTGATTCAAGCATGGTAAAGGTTATCTGTTAATTGACTGAAAATTTGGTAGCATATGTTATTGGAAAATAATCTGAAACCCATCTAGAAATATCTCAAGGTACTATTTGCTCATGCCCTAACATTTAATATAAAATTCCTGACAAAAACATACATATATTTCTTGTAATAATCCTACAAAAGTGGGCAACTCCAACAGCATGCTTGGCAGCCTTGCGTCCGCATATATAGAGTGGCATGATGTAGAAGAGTAGAAGCAAAGATGGTAGATTATCTAACATGATGGCGTATTTTGATATAGTGCAGGGTGCAGCCCATGGGTACTATAACTAACTGGACTATGCCAAGCTTTGCGAGAGCCAATGGATTTGCAGACAGGTGAAGAGTTCAAAAACTGGGTTTGAGTGCACCTTTGGAATTAACAGCCCTTATAATGAATGGTAACATGCGGATTAATAAGTGGAGTTATGGTAGCCATGGAACAAGCTGCTAAGTTTAAGTCATGTAAGGCTCTTGGACCGGAATGGTAACATACTAAGTGAAAGTATGGTATAGCTCCGAGGATCTCTTTTTTACAAGTGGCATCTCATGCATATCATAATGATTTATTTTCAAACGGTTTTTTGAGTAGGAAAAATCTGTTAGGCAATAGGaagtgaatgaaaaaataggctCAAAAGTGACTCATTTGAGAGGTTGCTTCATGGAAGAGGCGTGTCTCTTCAAAAGAAATGTATCTATTCATTTGTATGGATGCATCTTTTCATTTAAAAGACATGACTTTCAGCATAAAAAACATGACTGTTAACATGAAAGGCATGACTATTCGTAGGGATGTATCTATTTATTTGAATAGAAAAGACATATCTCTTCACTTGGTGTTTGTCTTGAATAGTCACCCCATGAACTCTATAAATAGAGCCTTCCTTCAACCATTTGAAACACTGAATTCTTCAATTCATCTAGTTCTCTCATTTTAGAGTTCTTAAAGAGCATCAGTGAATTCATTCAAAGGGAGTATAAAAACTCAATTTTTGGTTCGCCGTATAAATAAATTGGTGTACTCTTTTTGTTTGTGAAAATCATTGTATCCTGAGAGGCAGACGCTCAAGAGATCCAAAGCACCTGTGTGGAGGGCGAAATCTGTCTTAAGGACATAGTATCAAACACTAGTCTTGATCTTACATAGTTGAATCTTCATTTGagatcagatttatttattcatcGATTTATTATTCAATCTATTTTACAAATTTGTCATACATACAAACAACAAAATCTCATTCAAATATATCCGACAGTATTGGCAGCAATTGACTCTTAAAGCGATCTCATAAATTAGGATCGCACTTAAAGACACAGCGAGCAGGGAGACGGTACCACTAGGTGATAGAAAGTGGGGAAGGAAAGATTCACTCTGAATTGGTCCCTATATTAATGGTTCTAAAGGGTGCGAGTCATCGATATTCTGGCCTCCCTTAGTACTGTTCCCAACTGGCAACCGTTGCCCCACAAACCCATTTCGGCGCCAACTGCTTATAAGTAGCACCCCAGGCAGCAACTTCTCCAGATCAGCTCACATAAACTCCATAGATTTTGGAACCTAAGAGCAATTCCTTTTCACCCCCCATTTGTCCGACCTCCTTAGAGCTGTATTTGGTccttttcccttctctcttagaGCATCACACTCAGAAACCACTCAACTTCTCTTTGACCAGTTCTAAACTCTACTGTGTCTGACATACCTTCTCTTCTTATATTTAGAGTTGAGCCTTCTCCTTTGGGACCGACTTGGCACTTAGCCCTGAGAGATGGCCTCCAGTCCACAGAGATCCTCAGGCGGCTCGAACACCTCCTGGACCCTGAAGGAGAACAAGCTCTTCGAGCTGGCCCTGGCAAAGTATGACAAGGAGACCCCCGACCGTTGGCACAAAGTGGCCCAGGCTGTCGGAGGGAAGACACCCGAAGAGGTGAAGCGCCACTATGAACTTCTTGTCGAGGACATCAAGTACATTGAAGCAGGCCACGTGCCGTTCCCCAATTACAGGTCTTCCAGCAGCAGGGGAGGCGGCAGCGTGAGCAAGGGTAGTATATTCCACTCCTCCCAGCTATTTTTCCATTCCTTTTGTGTTTTTATTCTCTTGCTCTCTCCTTTATCGTTCTTACTCCTGGCATGAAGGGAATAGTCGCTTCACAATCCTgacgaataaccgatatgggactaaacacacgacCGTACGAGTCTTCACAGTTACTCTCAGTTAGGGTTAATTTTTGGCTTATTTTTGATAACATAGGCACCTCTCCAGCAAGGCCACATGACATTATTCTAGCACAGGATAACAGTATGGCCCTGATAAGCTATCCATAagcttgtggtcgactcaggCTTTATAATAGGCCTAGTTTCTATGGTCGCTATCACTTGCGTCACTTTATTCTTTCATGTAGTCTCGTTATCCTGCATAGAGAGTGGTAGTTTTTGTTATATCCCTTCTTCCCATAATGCCAGAACTTCTTAAAATTTGGTTGTTGAGGATAATGTTTGATGAAACCACAAAGCAGAACTAATGaagtttgttttttcacttcttTGGCAGGCTGAAGTACTTAAAGCTGCACTGAAGCAAAAGCTAGAAAGAAATAAGTTTGCTTGAAATAGCATGGTATTGTTCAAATAAAGAATTGGATGCATATAAGTGAATCTAAGAAGATCAGATATCACTGATGTAGAAGCCTTATCCCTTATGTATCTTCCATTCTCCTCCCTAGTCCATCCCATTGTAAAGATATGGAAAACTATGTCGTAAACATGTCTGGCTAGTCCTCTTGTTGGTTTGCTGGTTTGTTAATTAAAGTAAGTTTAATATATTTCCATGTGGtaacttctcttctcttctctttaacAAATTTCGGCAAAGAAGTGCAACAGTTATTCaaaaaataactaaataaataaataaaaagtaaaagaggagggcaaaaaaacaaaaggaataGCTGGCTGTTTCAGCCTTTCATGGTTTGTGATTGAGACAGAAGGAGATTTGTGCAAACATCTTCAGTACAAGCTGCTATATAGAAAAGCAGAACTGGTACATCAGACTCTAAGGAGATTCAACTTATGAGCATGCAATGACATGTAGATACTGCTTCATATATAAGCAGATATAGTCATAGTCATAGACATAGCTATATCTTGGCCTATATATAACAactaaaatattgaaatatcaGCCAGTCCTTCGTTTAACTGTTGTTTTATGCTTAGCCCTTCATCAGTTAACATTTTACTTTCAGTCCTTGTACATAGTCAACCCAATATTTTGCATGCAATTATGCATGCTTTTTAAATGATTAAATAAGTTTTGTATGTAGTTCTGCCTGTGTACATAGCCAAATACTTGTATATTCtcgctctttctctcttctcccgTTCTTTGTGAATCCGGTGTTTCTCATAATCTCACTTAGTGAAATGGTGGTGactctattaatttttttttcaaaacatatatttttatttttatttttgaagtatTATGTGTGGAATTATTAAGttatattatttaatatttctCTTTGAATAGAACAGTGGACATCACCACCTCATATGATCACCAGCCCCAATACTATGTTGCTATTTGTCTCTTAATTTCCGAAATACTATTTATGGAGATACATAGTTATATCTCGTATTCACTTTATGAAACGTTTCTGGTTTTTGATTTGGAATGTATTTGATAAGAACGGTAGCCACCACCCCTACCACCAACTACAACCAGCATTAATCAAAAACGGAACTCGATAAGTGCTCTTTCAGACCTTATTTGCTGCTTACAGTATCGAAGCACTGCTGGAATGCATAATTTAGAGTGCTTCCAAGAATCTTATACTGTTATGGTTGGACTCTGCTAGCAGAAATGAACTCAAAATTTTCATTAAACATACTTCAGTAACATTACATATTCTTTAACAAGGAAAGGAATGTGAAAGCATAAAAGAATTTCGCATCCATTACATCCAAAATCGTGGATTTGGGAGGCAATGAAGGTGAAGAAGATATTGCCACTGTCACATCCATTCGTCCAACTGTGAGTTTTGTACAGTCTACTGCGAAGTGGGAATCAAGCATATTAAGGAGGATCAGGAATTTGGGTGGACCCACACTCAACTACAGTCAACACAAACCACATTTtagccattagtttctttagCAGAACAGAACAGAGGAAGTTTGGCTTTTTTTTGATAGTAAGGGATAATATTGGAGACAATCAAAGAAGTCTTCCATCTTAGAAAGCATTTAGAATCtactcaagaaaaagaaagcattTAAACGAGTCATCAAGCCAAATCAAGCATCATAGGAGTCCTCCTAAGAGTCCCCAGAGTCCTTTATGAAGGACTCTGCACCAGCAGAGCAGGCATCATAAAACCTTTCATATCCCACGTAGTTGCATGGTTCAGGTGGAAGCCGCGGTGATGATATGGCAGATCAACGGCCATCATGTTAACCTTGAACTCCTCCAAGCGTATCTTGGACGAGTTAATTGCGACCGCTTTGGCTGCAGCTCATGCTGAAGTAGCCGGTAAAaacggtaaaaaaaaaaaaatacaaagtaACTGGTAAaaacctaataaaatgatggagGTACACAAAATAGTGAATATTCCCGAGTACGGTAGTGATTCAGGAGCACCATCACATAGAACGCAGCCCTCAAGACACCT is a genomic window of Phoenix dactylifera cultivar Barhee BC4 chromosome 4, palm_55x_up_171113_PBpolish2nd_filt_p, whole genome shotgun sequence containing:
- the LOC103722076 gene encoding protein RADIALIS-like 3; protein product: MASSPQRSSGGSNTSWTLKENKLFELALAKYDKETPDRWHKVAQAVGGKTPEEVKRHYELLVEDIKYIEAGHVPFPNYRSSSSRGGGSAEVLKAALKQKLERNKFA
- the LOC103722069 gene encoding protein RADIALIS-like 4; the encoded protein is MASSSLSLPRTSDSSWTLRENKRFEEALAKYDKDTPDRWHKVAQAVGSKSVQEVKRHYELLIRDINYIETSY